In Micromonospora sp. WMMD980, the following are encoded in one genomic region:
- a CDS encoding prenyltransferase/squalene oxidase repeat-containing protein: MTAVTAEAVGKAITAGAEALLRRRRADGVFGDDPPASVLGTAGAVAALHAADPAGSADLVDAGVGWLLRQQHDDGGWGGVVGAPSEVVPTAVAVAALALSAPVAGAGAVEAGRARLAATGGVETITDRAISLLCRQLLTMAGLTAEAGPPRRLPLEIVLFDRVRRRRLSFRTTPFVGLALMQADLPAGRLRRATLRRARPVAVGLLRAVFDHEGRTGALSEDPWPAALVLLGLARSGEAPDIAEAVVGWLRRAVRPDGAWDAVTNLDLTRSGYAVTGLIAAGYAADPRLRATRDFFHATQKPAAFEVLGVPPGGWSYSNQGGWPVTLESAEILSALAGYPDAGADPVLRTGLDWLVGRQDSRGSWSLWVRDTRLANDGPCPAITAQAILALHDAGRPDGHPAIARAAAWLLTRAAPDGTFENLWYRDHTSGTAVVVTALSRVGHARHDVVRRAVRWLRDTQLPDGSWGPGDGTAGTVEETGWAVQGLLATGDPDDCPAADRGVAWLVAAAGPDGAWPAAGVCNYIRHHMRYPNAVITQALALRALGEHRRAVAGRQDAAPGAVAR; the protein is encoded by the coding sequence GCACGCCGCCGACCCGGCGGGCAGCGCCGACCTGGTCGACGCCGGCGTGGGGTGGCTGCTGCGGCAGCAGCACGACGACGGCGGCTGGGGCGGCGTGGTCGGGGCGCCGAGCGAGGTCGTGCCCACCGCCGTCGCGGTCGCGGCGCTGGCACTGAGCGCGCCGGTCGCCGGCGCCGGGGCGGTCGAGGCCGGGCGGGCCCGGCTGGCCGCGACGGGCGGCGTCGAGACGATCACCGACCGGGCCATCTCGCTGCTGTGCCGGCAGCTCCTGACCATGGCCGGGTTGACCGCCGAGGCCGGCCCGCCGCGCCGGTTGCCGCTGGAGATCGTGCTGTTCGACCGGGTCCGCCGCCGGCGCCTGTCGTTCCGCACCACCCCGTTCGTCGGCCTCGCCCTGATGCAGGCCGACCTGCCCGCCGGCCGCCTGCGCCGGGCCACGCTGCGCCGGGCCCGGCCGGTGGCGGTCGGGCTGCTGCGCGCCGTCTTCGACCACGAGGGGCGCACCGGCGCGCTCAGCGAGGATCCGTGGCCCGCCGCCCTGGTGCTGCTCGGCCTGGCCCGCAGCGGGGAGGCGCCGGACATCGCCGAGGCCGTGGTGGGTTGGCTGCGCCGGGCGGTCCGCCCCGACGGGGCGTGGGACGCGGTGACGAACCTGGACCTGACCCGCTCCGGCTACGCGGTGACCGGCCTGATCGCGGCCGGATACGCCGCCGACCCGCGGCTGCGCGCCACCCGCGACTTCTTCCACGCCACCCAGAAGCCGGCCGCGTTCGAGGTGCTGGGCGTGCCGCCGGGCGGCTGGAGCTACTCCAACCAGGGCGGCTGGCCGGTGACACTGGAATCCGCCGAGATCCTGTCGGCGCTCGCCGGCTACCCGGACGCGGGCGCCGATCCGGTCCTGCGTACCGGCCTCGACTGGCTGGTCGGCCGGCAGGACAGCCGCGGCTCGTGGAGCCTGTGGGTCCGCGACACCCGACTCGCCAACGACGGCCCGTGCCCGGCCATCACCGCCCAGGCGATCCTCGCCCTGCACGACGCCGGCCGCCCCGACGGTCACCCGGCGATCGCGCGTGCGGCGGCCTGGCTGCTCACCCGCGCCGCGCCGGACGGCACGTTCGAGAACCTCTGGTACCGCGACCACACCTCCGGAACGGCCGTGGTGGTGACGGCGCTGTCCCGCGTCGGCCACGCCCGCCACGACGTGGTCCGTCGGGCGGTCCGGTGGCTGCGCGACACCCAACTCCCGGACGGCTCGTGGGGGCCGGGTGACGGCACCGCCGGCACGGTCGAGGAGACCGGCTGGGCGGTGCAGGGGCTGCTCGCCACCGGCGATCCGGACGACTGCCCCGCGGCCGACCGGGGCGTCGCCTGGCTGGTGGCGGCCGCCGGCCCGGACGGCGCGTGGCCGGCGGCCGGGGTGTGCAACTACATCCGCCACCACATGCGCTACCCCAACGCGGTGATCACCCAGGCGCTCGCGCTGCGGGCACTCGGCGAGCACCGCCGGGCCGTCGCCGGCCGGCAGGACGCCGCACCCGGGGCGGTGGCCCGGTGA
- a CDS encoding NAD(P)/FAD-dependent oxidoreductase yields the protein MNADVVVVGAGAGGLASARALGALGLRVLVLDRQRAPASIAKGEILQPETVRILDGFGVLDALRATGARPVGRLAIRDPSGEPLLCLDYAGLPGAYREILCADYGDLRAVLADRLPGAVDLRWGTRVTGLRRDGGGRIAGVRVAGDAGERDVAAALVVAADGMSSPLRRAAGVAVERREYPHGLVAFDVAGAEVADEVTAYRSGRGLCLVYPLPGGRCRLYVQVTPDEFRGRADLGGWCDRLLADVPAVRPLAAAIRASLHRRQLLAVYRLRTARLTVPGLALVGEAAHAVHPMAAQGVNSSLGDAETLAATLAAEGGTPEPGAVDRALRAFEAARRPRLDHVATVSHNASRMITSVTGLPRVLGGRMMRRTAANPRLLGLTAGNLSGTDVRPLSLVDRLHQLGLLADRHARTCPAREVSEP from the coding sequence GTGAACGCCGACGTCGTGGTGGTGGGCGCCGGCGCCGGCGGGCTGGCGAGCGCCCGCGCGCTCGGCGCGCTCGGGCTGCGGGTGCTCGTGCTCGACCGGCAGCGCGCCCCCGCGTCGATCGCCAAGGGCGAGATCCTGCAACCCGAGACCGTCCGCATCCTCGACGGCTTCGGCGTGCTCGACGCGCTACGGGCCACCGGCGCGCGCCCGGTCGGGCGGCTGGCCATCCGGGACCCGTCCGGCGAACCGTTGCTCTGCCTGGACTATGCCGGCCTGCCCGGGGCGTACCGGGAGATCCTCTGCGCCGACTACGGCGACCTGCGCGCGGTGCTCGCCGACCGGCTGCCCGGCGCGGTGGACCTGCGGTGGGGCACCCGGGTGACCGGCCTGCGGCGCGACGGCGGCGGGCGGATCGCCGGCGTCCGGGTCGCCGGCGACGCGGGCGAGCGGGATGTCGCGGCGGCACTCGTGGTGGCCGCCGACGGCATGTCCTCGCCGCTGCGCCGCGCGGCCGGCGTCGCGGTCGAGCGCCGCGAGTACCCGCACGGCCTCGTCGCGTTCGACGTGGCCGGCGCCGAGGTCGCCGACGAGGTGACCGCCTACCGCAGCGGCCGTGGGCTGTGCCTGGTCTACCCGCTGCCGGGCGGTCGGTGCCGCCTTTACGTGCAGGTGACCCCGGACGAGTTCCGGGGCCGCGCCGACCTCGGCGGATGGTGCGACCGGCTGCTCGCCGACGTGCCGGCGGTCCGGCCGCTGGCGGCGGCGATCCGAGCCAGCCTGCACCGCCGCCAGCTCCTCGCGGTCTACCGGCTGCGCACCGCCCGGCTGACCGTGCCCGGTCTCGCGCTCGTCGGCGAGGCCGCCCACGCGGTGCACCCGATGGCGGCGCAGGGCGTCAACAGCTCCCTCGGCGACGCCGAGACGCTCGCCGCCACGCTGGCCGCCGAGGGCGGCACCCCCGAGCCCGGCGCGGTGGACCGGGCGCTGCGGGCGTTCGAAGCCGCGCGCCGGCCCCGCCTCGACCACGTCGCCACCGTCAGCCACAACGCCTCCCGCATGATCACCAGCGTCACCGGACTGCCGAGGGTGCTCGGCGGGCGGATGATGCGCCGCACCGCCGCCAACCCCCGGCTGCTCGGGCTCACCGCCGGCAACCTCTCCGGTACGGACGTGCGACCGCTCTCCCTGGTCGATCGGCTGCACCAGCTCGGGCTGCTCGCCGACCGGCACGCCCGCACCTGCCCTGCCAGAGAAGTGAGCGAACCATGA